A window of Cottoperca gobio chromosome 16, fCotGob3.1, whole genome shotgun sequence contains these coding sequences:
- the nbeal2 gene encoding LOW QUALITY PROTEIN: neurobeachin-like protein 2 (The sequence of the model RefSeq protein was modified relative to this genomic sequence to represent the inferred CDS: deleted 2 bases in 2 codons) codes for MSNLKCGGMASKERLHELWMLYYTKKDVGSLQQWLEAFVASFERLIDVQSLEPRRLEECSSELPLLPREVLVFLGKQLWQSAVHLSDAAEPNGTIPHPLLLIKFFIIVCRNMENIDPETTPGFVFETITLLNFCLDQLKKEEGEQTSLQMVVQYGLVLFESLFDPYQMWRRGLAGEEVSLLERNKYKFSPLSLPEELPALFHESLQESEKIPEVLTLRLVHLQGAVISGGKKNGLLSITPHSVENLFSVLRAWCCRTSPEPKATGLPRLTLQCLTAMIHLLHSSSPVERQVEIRTILESYFQLLNWNRPLSSEQQERQNWEDSLISLQRQMLTAVPEILQCSDRPVLQAVFLNNNCFEHILRLVQNSKLFQSNMRRPEHEVVCDLTTCLLSEVEVDQVWEKGSDSITVHALGVLTAIMSNSPSAKEVFKERIGYSQLFDVLKSQGQPTKRLLQELMNMAVEGEHAHAHHLGISNDQPLLLLLQWLPDLSGQRDLQLLVAQWLATVCGGSLPCRTVAVEAGMTGALLQVLSQPQNLDRQCADALLGLLQDLGSLCLRPEELKSLLRLLRVDQDNGAVVGKVHPYCARVIQVLSAMAAREGQDSALQYFDLTPPMAGIMVPTVQRWPGSGFAFHAWLCLNMEFPLCHSEFSNIRKPRGNSYTGAQHDMGKGPRRKQLYSFFTASGTGLEAFFTMEGVLVVAVCTKKDYMAVALPEHPLADSCWHSVAIVHIPGRRPFGQNLVTIYIDGEQCKTAQLRFPSFSEPFTSCCIGSAGNRTTTTTTSPNLSSYSKPSSPEFAFPSHGPSLNRSQSFPATFAGGRWGSLKESPVHTIPAGLQDTEWGTPTSLDGLLGTAFICHEALQQTHTRALHAAGPNHVSLFKAEGELSDLNSRLLLYYTPQAFKNQKCLDLSPNHQYDGRLTGHSVVNWDIKDVVNVMGGIGVLLPLLEQVCEAEQVDNGSQEISDLLGPELTSSRGPAALLLPLNKSAEGRLERNSIAAFLLMVKNLIRLHPVNQECLLNCHGPSIIGAILSKVPGGMMDRNVLLACQLLLDQVFKEGNSPLLQQLYQHLLFDFRIWTKSHFAVCLAHVTYMASVLNKGKQRMKRKYGVQYILDTIRTYYSVEKDGSALSDEKQTIQTALFALLKDFLKSPTPEELHSVLVYILSVGEEKQAARALDVLYDLLRSSPPREQVQAVLLEWGVEQLYCLLLTPSFGDEGRERVFRVLYKILKSERLSERNKQRIKLKDFGYLGLVCFLDAIPVTMTTVRCLYEQVLATDTTPNFRDLLAVVCLSHRAELTVRLDVCRKLFHLIYSNEDYVKQLAKQPGWQDVLTKLYVKESYKSHAASIAGSSNHSSLEPNYHPLLRRGQALVIEDAHTDIFLSYHTTSQDIGDEEEEEEEDEGGQRDISEGFSDLSQSPPSGGGGPHKNFTGSHHFKSFDSVDQESHSSSISNAVDIIASSRPDEEGRDYQPLSPFGTPFDLELGGMGETGAHTPAGSLTNTPSPLEHSKPFPPARPRKSSSLSNVLDDVSYGTDPPTGDTISNTSNPQQTPEEELCNLLTNIVFTVLWSRSGPEAVEDVVWRERGQVFSVLTKLGSSCQLVRPPDDIKRSLLEMMLESSLSDLRDAQGVSLPFCPSLVRLLRLLQDFLFAEGTDNHTLWSEKIFEGVVNLLDKLQAWHSTPGSPGNTELKEMAQIGLRIITGYIQQQHSQVCVMAYVKLHSLLQTVLCLSWEEVCFLLGQLGAPLWPGGVMDGTNCGHAETFSQLVPIVRTLLDQHADPITLQSLLPNLPVTNGSTTFAKDLKAYCHTAEWQGFYQQQVQPTMEQYELDTFGRSHDIMSNFWNSCFDDLMSTAFKQDTDRSDNKSKFQKAIVDPYLKRARSENSRYLSWQKQSSNQQGVVWQHWRALRRLLTSERGAWANKVQPEVKLKLSNAETYSKMRLKLVPNYNYDPHSEASALRDNMGADSPRSSEPLPLAVAKEAKVSDMEDDQLGEEDLVFLDNKVEGEDESQKEKLVLSEDCELITIVAVVPGRLEVTTHHLYFYDGSSEKEETEEGIGFDFKRPLSQLREVHLRRYNLRRSALELFFIDQSHYFINFRKKVRNKVYSRILGLRPPNLFYFGSRSPQELLKASGLTQKWVCREISNFEYLMQLNTISGRTYNDLSQYPVFPWILCDYTSSILDLEDPSVFRDLSKPIGVVNPRHAQNVREKYESFEDPTGTIDKFHYGTHYSNAAGVMHYMIRMEPFTTLHIQLQSGRFDCADRQFHAVAAAWQARMESPADVKELIPEFFYYPEFLQNMNGFDLGRLQISQDPVADVLLPRWASSREDFIKQHRKALECEHVSSHLHEWIDLIFGYKQRGDEAMNALNVFYYCTYEGAVDLDAIANETERKALEGIISNFGQTPCQLLKEPHPPRMSAENATRRQARLDTLPLNIFEQLDKLRPFVEVVSDGLPLVQAVVPKSQNRSFIIQGSDILVTVSSTGLIGTHSWLPYDKNIANYFSFTKDPNMTNPKTQRFLSGPFSPGVEISAQVLVVSNDGRLLFSGGHWDCSLRVTQLGKGKLVGRMCRHIDVVTCLALDLCGIYLISGSRDTSCIVWQVLQQGGFSSGLSPRPVQILCGHDQEVTCVAISTELDMAVSGSKDGTVIVHTVRRGQFLRTLRPPGDSFVPAQISELQVGMEGHIVVQTSLEERSHRKGKYSIHVYTVNCCLLASFTMEEQVTALHLVSEHIILGTVKGSLHIRELCSLDALVTPLALKVPVRSVSVTKECSHILVGLEDGKLIVVGAGKPEEVRSGQFPRIWGSTRRISQVSAGETEYNPSGKAGK; via the exons aTGAGCAACCTCAAATGCGGCGGCATGGCATCGAAGGAAAGGCTGCATGAGCTGTGGATGTTATATTACACAAAG AAAGACGTGGGTTCTCTGCAGCAGTGGCTGGAGGCCTTCGTGGCATCCTTTGAGAGGCTCATTGATGTGCAGTCACTGGAGCCGCGGAG GCTGGAGGAGTGCAGCTCGGAGTTGCCCTTGCTCCCCAGGGAAGTTCTGGTGTTCCTCGGCAAACAGCTATGGCAGAGTGCAGTGCACCTCTCCGACGCCGCTGAGCCCAACGGCACCATCCCTCACCCCCTGCTCCTCATCAAGTTCTTCATCATTGTCTGCAG GAATATGGAGAACATCGACCCAGAAACGACCCCTGGTTTTGTTTTCGAAACCATCACGCTTTTGAATTTCTGTTTGGACCAG CTAAAGAAGGAAGAAGGGGAGCAGACGTCTCTGCAGATGGTTGTGCAGTATGGACTTGTGCTGTTTGAAAGTCTGTTTGACCCTTATCAGATGTGGAGGAGAGGTCTGGCTGG GGAGGAGGTGAGCTTGCTGGAGAGGAACAAGTATAAGTTCTCCCCGCTG TCCTTGCCAGAAGAGCTGCCTGCTCTCTTCCATG AAAGTCTCCAGGAGAGTGAGAAGATCCCAGAGGTCCTCACACTCAGATTAGTTCATCTCCAGGGCGCCGTCATCAGTGGAGGAAAG AAGAATGGCCTTCTCTCCATCACCCCTCACTCTGTTGAGAACCTGTTCTCTGTTCTGCGAGCGTGGTGCTGCCGGACCTCGCCTGAACCCAAGGCCACGGGGCTCCCACGGCTGACCCTACAGTGCCTGACAGCGATGATCCACCTCCTGCACTCCAGCAGCCCCGTGGAGCGCCAGGTGGAGATCAGGACAATATTGGAGAGCTACTTCCAGCTCCTCAACTGGAACCGTCCTCTTAGCAGTGAGCAGCAAGAGAGGCAGAACTGGGAAGACAGCCTTATCTCCCTCCAGCGCCAAATGCTAA CTGCTGTTCCTGAGATCCTGCAGTGCTCTGACAGACCAGTCCTGCAGGCCGTGTTCCTCAACAACAACTGCTTTGAACATATCCTCAGGCTTGTTCAGAACAGCAAG CTCTTTCAGAGCAACATGCGTAGACCGGAACATGAGGTTGTGTGTGACCTCACTACATGTTTACTCTCAGAGGTCGAAGTGGACCAG GTTTGGGAGAAAGGATCAGACAGTATTACAGTTCATGCCTTAGGAGTCCTCACAGCTATAATGAGTAACTCACCCTCTGCTAAG GAGGTTTTCAAGGAGAGGATTGGCTACTCTCAGCTGTTTGATGTGCTGAAGAGTCAAGGTCAGCCCACCAAAAGGCTTCTGCAGGAGCTGATGAACATG GCAGTGGAGGGCGAGCATGCCCACGCCCATCATCTTGGCATTAGTAACGACCAGCCCTTGCTGCTTCTCCTGCAGTGGCTGCCTGACCTGTCGGGTCAGAGGGACCTTCAGCTGCTGGTGGCCCAGTGGCTTGCTACCGTCTGTGGTGGCTCCTTACCCTGTCGCACCGTGGCTGTGGAGGCAGGCATGACAGGGGCTCTGCTGCAGGTGCTTTCACAGCCCCAGAATCTGGACAGGCAGTGTGCAGACGCCCTGCTGGGCCTCCTGCAGGAT CTGGGCTCCCTGTGTCTGAGACCAGAGGAGCTGAAAAGCCTGCTCAGATTGCTCAGGGTGGATCAGGACAATGGCGCAGTGGTGGGGAAAGTGCACCCCTACTGCGCTCGCGTCATCCAAGTGCTCTCAGCCATGGCGGCCAGAGAAGGACAGGACAGTGCCTTGCAGTACTTTGACCTCACGCCCCCCATGGCTGGTATCATGGTGCCCACAGTCCAACGCTGGCCAGGCAGCGGGTTCGCTTTTCACGCGTGGCTCTGCCTCAACATGGAGTTCCCCTTGTGTCACTCAGAGTTTTCTAACATTCGTAAACCTCGTGGCAACTCTTACACAGGGGCTCAGCATGACATGGGAAAAGGACCACGCAGGAAGCAGCTCTACAG TTTCTTCACAGCAAGTGGAACTGGGCTGGAGGCCTTCTTCACCATGGAGGGAGTGCTGGTGGTGGCTGTTTGCACTAAGAAAGACTACATGGCTGTTGCGCTGCCAGAGCACCCACTGGCTGACTCATGCTGG CATTCAGTGGCTATAGTCCACATCCCGGGCCGTCGTCCGTTTGGTCAGAACCTGGTCACCATCTACATCGATGGAGAGCAGTGTAAAACTGCTCAGCTTCGCTTTCCATCTTTCAGTGAG CCTTTTACCTCCTGCTGCATCGGATCTGCAGGCAACcggaccaccaccaccaccacctcccccaACCTGTCCTCGTATTCCAAGCCATCGTCGCCCGAGTTTGCATTCCCCTCCCATGGCCCCTCACTCAACCGTTCCCAGTCCTTCCCAGCAACCTTTGCAGGAGGCCGCTGGGGGTCTTTGAAAGAATCCCCGGTGCACACCATCCCAGCAGGACTGCAGGACACAGAGTGGGGAACACCCACGTCTCTGGATGGGCTCCTGGGCACGGCCTTCATCTGCCATGAGGCTCTGCAGCAGACACATACAAGAGCTCTGCATGCTGCAG GCCCCAATCACGTGTCTTTATTCAAAGCAGAGGGAGAGTTATCTGATCTCAACAGCAGACTTCTGCTCTACTACACTCCACAG GCCTTCAAGAACCAGAAATGTCTGGACCTGTCGCCCAATCACCAATATGACGGCAGGCTCACAGGACACAGTGTAGTGAACTGGGACATCAAG GATGTTGTAAACGTGATGGGAGGTATAGGCGTTTTGCTGCCACTGCTCGAGCAGGTATGTGAGGCCGAGCAGGTTGACAACGGCAGTCAGGAGATCTCAGACCTGCTGGGCCCAGAGCTCACCTCCTCCAGAGGCCCCGCTGCCTTGCTGCTGCCACTGAACAAGTCTGCAG agGGCAGACTCGAGAGAAACAGCATCGCCGCCTTCCTGCTGATGGTGAAAAACCTGATTCGTCTTCACCCTGTCAATCAGGAGTGCCTGCTGAACTGCCATGGGCCGAGCATCATAGGAGCCATACTCAGCAAA GTTCCTGGTGGTATGATGGACAGGAACGTTTTATTGGCATGTCAACTGCTGCTGGATCAGGTTTTCAAAGAGGGAAACAGCCCACTTCTACAGCAACTCTACCAACACCTTCTCTTTGATTTCCGCATCTGGACTAAAAGCCATTTTGCAGTTTGTCTGG CCCACGTGACATACATGGCGTCCGTGCTAAACAAAGGCAAGCAGCGCATGAAGAGGAAGTACGGGGTCCAATATATTCTGGATACCATTCGCACATACTACAG TGTGGAGAAAGATGGCAGCGCTCTGTCTGATGAAAAGCAGACGATTCAAACCGCTCTCTTCGCCTTGCTGAAAGACTTTCTCAAGTCTCCTACACCAGAGGAGCTTCACAGTGTCCTCGTCTACATTCTGAGTGTTGGAGAGGAGAAGCAG GCGGCGAGGGCCTTGGATGTGCTGTATGACCTTCTGAGGAGCAGTCCACCTCGGGAGCAGGTGCAGGCCGTGCTGCTGGAGTGGGGCGTGGAGCAGCTGTACTGCTTGCTGCTAACTCCAAGCTTTGGAGACGAGGGCAGAGAGAGGGTCTTCAGG GTTTTATACAAAATTCTCAAAAGCGAGCGATTGTCTGAGCGAAACAAGCAGCGCATCAAGCTGAAGGATTTTGGATATCTTGGACTTGTTTGTTTCCTTGATGCAATTCCAGTCACCATGACCACCGTGCGATGTCTGTACGAGCAGGTCCTCGCTACAG ATACGACCCCTAATTTCAGAGACCTCCTGGCTGTGGTCTGTCTGTCCCATCGAGCTGAGCTCACTGTCCGCTTAGACGTCTGCCGAAAG CTCTTTCATCTGATCTACTCCAACGAAGATTATGTGAAGCAGCTCGCTAAGCAGCCCGGCTGGCAGGATGTTTTGACCAAGCTCTACGTGAAAGAGTCCTACAAGTCCCACGCTGCCAGCATCGCAGGCTCCAGCAACCACAGCTCCTTAGAGCCAAACTACCATCCGCTGCTGCGCAGGGGTCAAGCTCTGGTCATAGAAGACGCTCACACGGACATCTTCCTGAGCTACCACACCACCTCGCAGGACATCggggatgaggaagaggaggaggaagaggatgaaggtGGCCAGCGGGACATCTCTGAGGGATTCTCTGATTTATCCCAGTCGCCTccaagtggaggtggaggtccGCATAAAAACTTCACCGGCTCCCACCATTTTAAATCGTTTGATTCAGTGGACCAGGAGAGCCACTCGTCCTCCATCTCCAATGCGGTTGATATCATCGCCTCATCTCGCCCCGACGAGGAGGGGAGAGACTACCAGCCTCTCTCCCCCTTTGGTACCCCCTTTGATTTGGAGCTAGGGGGCATGGGAGAGACCGGCGCACACACTCCTGCAGGTAGTCTGACAAACACACCGTCTCCTCTAGAGCACAGCAAACCTTTTCCACCTGCCAGACCCAGGAAGAGCTCCAGTCTGTCCAACGTGCTGGATGATGTCAGCTATGGGACAGACCCTCCAACTGGAGACACAATCTCCAATACGTCCAACCCGCAG CAGACCCCCGAAGAGGAGCTGTGCAACCTGCTAACCAACATCGTCTTCACCGTGCTGTGGAGCCGCAGCGGTCCGGAGGCGGTGGAGGATGtggtgtggagagagagaggacaggtcTTTTCTGTCCTCACCAAACTGGGCTCCTCCTGCCAACTGGTGCGCCCTCCCGACGACATCAAACGCAG TCTGTTGGAGATGATGCTGGAGTCTTCTCTGTCAGACCTGAGGGATGCCCAGGGAGTGTCTCTGCCTTTCTGCCCCAGTCTGGTCCGGCTCCTCAGGCTGCTGCAGGACTTCCTGTTTGCTGAGGGTACAGACAACCACACGCTGTGGAGTGAAAAG ATATTTGAGGGGGTGGTGAACCTGCTGGACAAGTTGCAGGCCTGGCATAGCACCCCTGGCAGCCCAGGGAACACCGAACTGAAGGAAATGGCCCAGATCGGCCTGCGTATCATCACCGGATATATCCAACAGCAGCACTCACAG gtgtgtgtgatgGCCTATGTGAAGCTCCACAGTCTTCTCCAGACTGTGCTGTGTCTGAGCTGGGAGGAGGTGTGCTTCCTCCTGGGGCAGCTGGGCGCCCCCCTGTGGCCAGGAGGTGTAATGGACGGCACCAACTGTGGTCATGCAGAGACTTTCTCCCAGCTTGTGCCCATCGTGCGCACGCTGCTCGACCAGCACGCCGACCCGATCACCCTTCAAAGCCTACTACCCAATCTGCCCGTCACCAACGGCAGCACCACCTTCGCCAAGGACCTGAAGGCTTACTGTCACACAGCGGAGTGGCAGGGGTTTTaccagcagcag GTTCAGCCCACCATGGAGCAGTATGAGCTGGACACGTTTGGGAGGAGCCATGACATCATGTCCAATTTCTGGAATTCCTGCTTCGATGATCTGATGAGTACAGCCTTTaaacaggacacagacagatcAGACAACAAGTCCAAGTTTCAG AAAGCGATCGTGGACCCCTACCTGAAGCGAGCCAGGAGTGAGAACAGCAGGTACCTCAGTTGGCAGAAGCAGAGCTCCAACCAGCAGGGGGTGGTGTGGCAGCACTGGAGAGCTCTCCGCAGGCTTTTGACCAGTGAGAGAGGAGCATGGGCCAACAA AGTTCAACCAGAGGTGAAATTGAAATTGTCCAATGCAGAGACTTATTCAAAGATGCGTCTCAAACTTGTGCCCAACTACAACTATGATCCTCACAGTGAGGCCAGTGCCCTGAGAGACAACATGG GAGCTGACAGCCCTCGTAGCTCTGAGCCCCTCCCATTGGCTGTTGCAAAGGAAGCAAAAGTAAGTGACATGGAGGATGATCAGTTAGGAGAAGAGGACCTCGTCTTTTTGGATAACAA GGTGGAGGGAGAAGACGAGAGCCAGAAAGAAAAATTGGTTCTGTCTGAAGACTGTGAGCTCATCACCATCGTGGCGGTTGTTCCCGGTCGTCTGGAGGTTACAACGCACCATCTGTACTTCTATGATGGCAGCAGtgagaaagaagagacagaggaag GAATCGGGTTTGACTTCAAGAGACCTCTGTCTCAGCTCAGAGAAGTTCATCTGAGGCGCTACAACCTGCGACGATCTGCACTGGAGCTGTTCTTCATAGACCAGTCTCATTACTTCATCAACTTCAGGAAGAAG GTACGAAACAAAGTGTACTCCAGGATTCTTGGGCTGCGGCCTCCCAACCTGTTTTACTTCGGCTCTCGCTCCCCCCAAGAGCTACTGAAGGCATCTGGGCTTACACAG AAATGGGTATGCAGAGAAATCTCCAATTTCGAGTACTTGATGCAACTGAACACCATTTCTGGACGCACTTACAACGACCTGTCGCAGTATCCTGTG ttCCCCTGGATCTTGTGTGACTACACCTCTTCTATTCTGGATCTGGAGGACCCGTCAGTTTTCAGAGACTTGTCCAAACCCATAGGTGTGGTCAACCCCCGCCATGCACAGAATGTCAGAGAAAA GTATGAGAGCTTTGAGGACCCAACAGGCACCATTGACAAATTCCACTATGGCACACACTACTCTAATGCAGCAGGAGTCATGCACTACATGATCCGCATGGAGCCGTTCACAACTCTGCATATCCAGCTGCAGAGCGGCAG GTTCGACTGCGCAGACAGACAGTTCCACGCAGTGGCAGCAGCCTGGCAGGCTCGCATGGAGAGTCCAGCTGACGTCAAAGAGCTCATCCCGGAGTTCTTCTACTACCCAGAATTCCTGCAGAACATGAATG GCTTTGACCTGGGACGTTTGCAGATATCTCAGGACCCAGTAGCAGATGTTCTGCTGCCTCGCTGGGCCTCATCAAGAGAAGACTTTATCAAGCAACACAGGAAAGCCCTG GAATGCGAGCATGTGTCCAGTCACCTCCATGAGTGGATTGACCTGATCTTTGGTTACAAGCAGAGAGGCGATGAGGCAATGAATGCCCTCAatgtcttctactactgcactTATGAGG GTGCAGTAGATCTGGATGCAATTGCCAACGAGACGGAGCGTAAGGCCCTCGAAGGCATCATCAGCAACTTTGGACAGACTCCCTGTCAGCTACTTAAG GAGCCTCATCCTCCTCGTATGTCAGCTGAGAACGCAACTAGGCGGCAGGCCCGCCTGGACACTCTTCCCCTGAATATCTTTGAGCAGCTCGACAAACTCCGGCCATTTGTGGAA gtggTAAGCGATGGCCTTCCTCTGGTCCAGGCAGTGGTACCAAAGAGCCAGAATCGCTCCTTCATCATCCAGGGCTCAGATATACTG GTGACAGTGAGTTCAACCGGGTTGATCGGGACACACAGCTGGCTGCCTTACGACAAAAACATCGCCAACTACTTCTCCTTCACGAAGGACCCCAACATGACGAATCCCAA AACGCAGCGATTCTTGAGCGGTCCTTTCTCTCCCGGGGTGGAGATCAGTGCTCAGGTGCTGGTGGTGTCCAACGACGGCCGCCTGCTCTTCAGTGGAGGACACTGGGACTGCAGTCTCCGTGTCACCCAGCTGGGGAAGGGCAAGCTGGTGGGCAGGATGTGCCGGCACATTG ATGTTGTTACTTGCTTGGCTCTGGATCTCTGTGGCATCTACCTCATCTCTGGTTCAAGGGATACATCCTGTATAGTGTGGCAGGTTCTACAGCAG GGTGGCTTCTCCAGCGGTCTTTCTCCTCGGCCGGTGCAGATTCTCTGTGGCCATGACCAGGAGGTCACCTGTGTGGCCATCAGCACTGAACTGGACATGGCTGTCTCAGGGTCGAAG GATGGGACTGTGATAGTGCACACTGTCCGACGAGGCCAGTTCCTGCGGACGCTGCGGCCTCCTGGTGATAGCTTTGTACCCGCCCAAATCTCTGAGCTCCAGGTGGGCATGGAGGGCCACATTGTGGTACAGACCTCGCTGGAGGAACGCTCTCATAGAAAG
- the ccdc12 gene encoding coiled-coil domain-containing protein 12, producing MSEIIERRVAINMERNVGSLQEQALKRKERLKAIRDKQLHTGPEQEDGEPENKKASLDETIEERHRELKLRNYTPEDLELKERQVPKAKPASVEDKVKDQLEAANPEPVIEEVDLANLAPRKPDWDLKRDVAKKLEKLERRTQRAIAELIRDRLRGSEEELAEAVGAVGLEEGDSD from the exons ATGTCAGAGATCATTGAGCGGCGTGTAGCGATAAACATGGAGCGAAATGTTGGTTCACTACAGGAGCAGGCcctgaagagaaaagagaggctAAAAGCAATAAGAGATAAACAACTTCACACT GGGCCAGAGCAGGAAGATGGGGAGCCAGAGAACAAAAAAGCTTCACTCGACGAGACTATTGAAGAAAGGCACAG AGAACTGAAGCTGAGGAATTACACACCAGAGGATTTAGAGCTGAAGGAGAGGCAGGTGCCCAAAGCTAAACCTGCATCAG TGGAGGATAAAGTAAAAGACCAGTTAGAGGCAGCTAATCCAGAGCCCGTCATTGAAGAAGTG gaTTTGGCCAACCTCGCCCCAAGAAAACCAGACTG GGATCTAAAGCGGGACGTGGCAAAGAAACTGGAGAAGTTGGAAAGGAGAACACAGAGAGCCATTGCTGAGCTCATCC GGGATCGTCTCAGAGGCAGTGAGGAGGAGTTGGCTGAAGCGGTGGGAGCCGTTGGATTGGAGGAGGGAGACTCAGACTGA